GCGTGGCGCGGCAATCGGAGGACGCTCTCGGGAGGGCCGAACGGATCAACCGTCAATTGTCCGCATGGCGGTTGGAGATCGCCGGTAGTTCCTCCAAGACGCCAGCGCTCCTCCTGGAACGTCTTTCCGCCAATCCGTTTCAGACGGTCAGGAAGGCGGCACGGGAAATGGGGATGGCGTTCACGACGGTGCAGCGCGCCATGGAGAAACTGGAATCCCTGTCAATCGTTTCCGAGGTGAGCGGCGGGAAACGGGATCGCGTGTATTGCGCCAAGGCGCTGATGGAAATCCTGGAAGAACCTGCAAAGCTTGCTCCCTGAAGAGGGCTACAAACCAAAGTGGGGGAAAAGTGATTCGGGATCCTTCGGCCGGCGGAAACGATCTGTGCCGAAGGCCGGTATGAACGGCGCTACCGGGTAAGAAAACGGCCGCTGCTGGCGGACGCTGTCCGTTTTTACATTCCGAGGTAATGCGACCTGATCCAGCGGAGGGCTCCGGTTACCATTGGGTAAACTCAGCGTAGAAACAGGCATCTAATGGAAGCGAAAAAGTCCCGCATTGAGCGGGTGAGGGGTTCCCATGGCGGATCGCTCGTTGAAGCATCGCAGCAACCTGCTCACCGGCACACCGGGAGGGGCGGATTGGTCCCGGAGGGCTGCCGCCAGGGCCATGCTTCGCGCCGTGGATTTCAAGGACGACGATTTCACCAAACCGATCGTCACCATGGCCTGCCCCTTCACGAACGCGACCCCCTGCAACGATCACATCCGGAAGCTGGGCGACATCCTTTTCCGGGAGATCGTTGCGGCCGGCGGCAAGCCGTTCCTGTTCGGAACGCCCGTCATCAGCGACGGGGAGACGATGGGAACGGAAGGGATGAAATACTCCCTGATGTCGCGGGACCTCATCGCGGATTGCATCGAGACCATGCACGAGGGGTACGCGGCGGACGGAATCGTCACGCTGAGCGGCTGCGACAAGAGCATCCCGGGCGCGGTCATGCCCATCCTGCGGAACAACAGCATCGGGTTGACGCTGTACGGGGGTACCATTCTGCCGGGCAGGTACAAGGGGGAAGACCTCACGATCGTGAGCGCATTCGAGGCGATCGGTGCCCACGCGGCGGGAAGGATGGCGGACGAAGACCTGTACCAGGTGGAGTGTCACGCCTGCCCCGGGGCGGGTTCGTGCGGGGGGATGTACACGGCCAACACGATGGCGTCGGTGATCGAGGCGATGGGGTTGAGCGTCCCGGGTTCCGCCTCCCACGCGGCGGTCGACCGGAAGAACCGGATTTCGCGGGAAAAGCGGAAGGACTGCGCCGACTCCGTCAAGGCGCTGTTCCTGCTGCTCCGCCGAGGGATCCGGGCGGGCGACATCGCTACCCGGGAGGCCTTCGAGAACGGCATCGCGGTGATGATGGCCCTCGGGGGCTCGACGAACGGCGTGCTGCACATCCTCGCGCTGGCCCACGAGGCGCGGGTTCCCCTGGAGCTGGACGATTTCCAGGAGATCGGGCGAAAAGTCCCGCTATTGGGTAACTTCAAGCCCTTCGGGAAATACGTCATGGCGGAACTGGACGGGATCGGCGGCATCCCGGTCGTGATGAGGACGCTGCTCGACGCCGGGCTTCTCCACGGGGATTGCCTGACCGTCACGGGAAAAACGGTGGCGGAGAACCTCGCGAACGTCCCGCTCCTCCCCGGCGGCCAGTACGTCTTCGCTTCGCCGGACCGCCCCTATGCGCCGTCCGGGCGGCACATCTCGATTCTTCGCGGGAACCTCTCCCCGGAAGGGGCGGTCATGAAGCTGAGCGGGAAGGAGTTGAACCGCCACACCGGGCCGGCACGGGTCTTCGATCGGGAAGAGGATGCGCTGGACGCGATCCTGGGAGGGAAGATCCGGAAGGGCGACGTGATCGTGATCCGGTACGAGGGTCCCAAAGGCGGACCGGGGATGCGGGAGATGCTTTCCCCTTCGGCCGCGCTGATGGGCGCGGGGCTGGGAAAAGACGTCGCCCTGGTCACCGATGGAAGGTTTTCGGGTGGCACGCACGGGATCATGGTCGGACACGTCGCTCCCGAGGCCCAGGTGGGAGGGGTGATCGCTATCGTCCGTGAAGGCGACCGGATCACCATCAGCCCCGGGGAGGAGTCGATCTCCCTCGATGTGAGCGAAGCGGAAATCTCGGGGCGTCTTTCGGAGTGGAGCCCCCCGGAGCCCAAATACACGCGCGGGGTTCTTGGGAAATACGTCAGGCTCGTCGGCAGCGCGTCGAAGGGCGCGATTACGAATTAAGGCCCCTGCGTACGTCACAGGAGAGATTTCACCTTCCTCATCCGGGCGTGAAACGCTGGATCGCCGTCGAGGGAGGCCGTCACAAGCTCCAGCTCCTGCGAGCTCCCCGCTCCAAGGCCCAGTTCGACCGCCCTTCGCACCTGCCCCATCTCCCATGGCGAGGTTGTCAGGAGCCGCTTCCATCGCCCGTAGGACTTTATGAGGGCGAGACCGACGACATCGCAGGCGACCCTGTCCCCGCTCGCCAGGATGAGGTTCGCCTCTTCCGCCCTGCCCTCCCACGGACCGCCCTCCACCATGACCTTCGTGCCGTCCGCGATGTTCAGGTCCGGA
This sequence is a window from Deltaproteobacteria bacterium. Protein-coding genes within it:
- the ilvD gene encoding dihydroxy-acid dehydratase codes for the protein MADRSLKHRSNLLTGTPGGADWSRRAAARAMLRAVDFKDDDFTKPIVTMACPFTNATPCNDHIRKLGDILFREIVAAGGKPFLFGTPVISDGETMGTEGMKYSLMSRDLIADCIETMHEGYAADGIVTLSGCDKSIPGAVMPILRNNSIGLTLYGGTILPGRYKGEDLTIVSAFEAIGAHAAGRMADEDLYQVECHACPGAGSCGGMYTANTMASVIEAMGLSVPGSASHAAVDRKNRISREKRKDCADSVKALFLLLRRGIRAGDIATREAFENGIAVMMALGGSTNGVLHILALAHEARVPLELDDFQEIGRKVPLLGNFKPFGKYVMAELDGIGGIPVVMRTLLDAGLLHGDCLTVTGKTVAENLANVPLLPGGQYVFASPDRPYAPSGRHISILRGNLSPEGAVMKLSGKELNRHTGPARVFDREEDALDAILGGKIRKGDVIVIRYEGPKGGPGMREMLSPSAALMGAGLGKDVALVTDGRFSGGTHGIMVGHVAPEAQVGGVIAIVREGDRITISPGEESISLDVSEAEISGRLSEWSPPEPKYTRGVLGKYVRLVGSASKGAITN
- a CDS encoding Fic family protein codes for the protein EREILPTPLLYLSAFFEATRREYYEGLQGVTERGEWERWLTYFLNGVARQSEDALGRAERINRQLSAWRLEIAGSSSKTPALLLERLSANPFQTVRKAAREMGMAFTTVQRAMEKLESLSIVSEVSGGKRDRVYCAKALMEILEEPAKLAP